The Peromyscus eremicus chromosome 11, PerEre_H2_v1, whole genome shotgun sequence genome includes a window with the following:
- the Ccnb1 gene encoding G2/mitotic-specific cyclin-B1: MALRVTRNTKINTENKAKVSMAGAKRVPVAIAAASKPGLRPRTALGDIGNKVSEQVQARVPLKKELKTSVTGKVSAKIPPKLLEKVPVSEPEVELAEPEPEPEPEPVMEGKLSPEPILVDNPSPSPMETSGCAPAEEYLCQAFSDVILAVSDVDADDGADPNLCSEYVKDIYAYLRLLEEEQSVRPKYLMGREITGNMRAILIDWLIQVQMKFRLLQETMYMTVSIIDRFMQDNCVPKKMLQLVGVTAMFIASKYEEMYPPEIGDFAFVTNNTYTKHQIRQMEMKILRVLNFSLGRPLPLHFLRRASKIGEVDVEQHTLAKYLMELTMLDYDMVHFAPSQIAAGAFCLALKILDNGEWTPTLQHYLSYTEESLLPVMQHLAKNVVMVNRGLTKHMTIKNKYATSKHAKISTLAQLNCTLVQNLSKAVTKA; the protein is encoded by the exons AACACGAaaattaacacagaaaataaGGCCAAGGTCAGCATGGCAGGCGCCAAGCGTGTGCCTGTGGCCATTGCTGCGGCCTCCAAGCCCGGGCTGAGACCAAGAACCGCGCTCGGAGATATTGGTAACAAAGTCAGCGAACAGGTACAGGCAAGGGTGCCTCTGAAAAAG GAACTAAAAACTTCAGTTACTGGAAAGGTTTCAGCTAAAATCCCACCAAAACTTCTGGAGAAGGTGCCTGTGAGTGAGCCAGAAGTGGAACTTGCCGAGcctgagcccgagcccgagcctgAACCTGTTATGGAAGGAAAGCTTTCTCCTGAACCTATTTTG GTTGATAACCCCTCTCCAAGCCCAATGGAAACATCTGGATGTGCCCCTGCAGAAGAATATCTGTGTCAGGCTTTCTCTGATGTAATCCTTGCCGTGAGTGATGTGGATGCAGATGATGGAGCGGATCCAAACCTCTGCAGTGAATATGTGAAAGACATATATGCCTATCTCAGACTACTGGAG GAAGAACAGTCAGTCAGACCAAAATACCTAATGGGCCGTGAAATCACTGGAAACATGAGAGCCATCCTAATTGACTGGCTGATACAGGTTCAGATGAAATTTCGGCTGCTGCAGGAGACCATGTACATGACTGTCTCCATTATTGACCGTTTCATGCAG GATAATTGTGTACCCAAGAAGATGCTGCAGCTGGTTGGTGTGACTGCCATGTTTATTGCCAGCAAATATGAAGAAATGTACCCTCCAGAAATAGGTGACTTCGCTTTTGTGACTAACAATACTTACACTAAGCATCAAATCAGACAGATGGAAATGAAGATTCTTAGAGTTCTAAACTTCAGTTTGGGTCGCCCTCTGCCTCTGCACTTCCTCCGTAGAGCGTCTAAAATTGGAGAG GTTGACGTTGAACAGCATACTTTGGCCAAATACCTCATGGAGCTCACTATGCTGGACTACGACATGGTGCACTTTGCTCCTTCGCAAATTGCAGCTGGAGCTTTCTGCTTAGCACTGAAAATTCTCGACAATGGTGAATGG ACACCGACTCTGCAGCACTACCTATCCTACACTGAGGAATCCCTTCTGCCTGTTATGCAGCACCTGGCTAAGAATGTCGTCATGGTGAACCGTGGCCTTACAAAGCACATG ACTATCAAGAATAAGTATGCAACATCCAAGCATGCTAAGATCAGCACTCTGGCACAGCTGAATTGTACACTAGTTCAAAATTTGTCCAAGGCTGTGACAAAGGCATAA
- the Cenph gene encoding centromere protein H — protein MASAMEQPGAAAGVEDCGAVRGAPQAAEDNVEDRIRLLLRLRAQTKQQLLEYKSMIDANEEKTPEQIMQEKQMEFKIEDLENEIEDVKSNFEMKNLALNRMKLSAALKNNMEKVGVESSVLTDDLKHILKLQKLIMKSQEESSELEAKLLDVRKKRLQLKQTSRSKLLEIQTEKSKQKEDLDNMENSEIIKTMQKKLQMEIKITTVIQHVFQGLILGSKINWAEDPALREIVLQLEKNLTTV, from the exons ATGGCCTCTGCAATGGAGCAGCCGGGCGCTGCGGCCGGGGTTGAGGACTGCGGAGCGGTGAGGGGTGCGCCACAGGCCGCGGAGGACAACGTGGAGGACCGCATCCGCCTGCTGCTCAG GCTGAGGGCACAGACTAAACAACAACTCTTAGAATACAAGTCGATGATTGATGCAA atgaagaaaaaactCCAGAACAGATCAtgcaagaaaaacaaatggaatT TAAAATTGAAGACCTGGAAAATGAAATTGAAGATGTAAAAagtaattttgaaatgaaaaatctTGCACTAAACAG gATGAAACTTTCAGCTGCGCTTAAAAATAACATGGAAAAGGTGGGCGTTGAGAGTAG TGTGCTCACTGATGACCTGAAGCACATATTAAAGCTACAGAAGTTGATAATGAAGTCACAGGAG GAGTCTTCGGAATTAGAGGCAAAGCTGCTTGATGTTAGGAAGAAGAGACTTC AATTAAAACAAACTTCAAGAAGCAAGCTTTTAGAAATACAAACTGAGAAGAGCAAACAGAAAGAGGATTTGGACAATATGGAAAATTCAGAAATAATAAAGACCATGCAAAAGAAGCTACAGATGGAGATAAAGATTACCACAGTTATTCAACATGTGTTCCAG GGCCTTATTTTGGGGAGTAAAATCAACTGGGCAGAGGATCCTGCCCTCAGGGAAATTGTGTTGCAGCTGGAGAAGAATCTCACCACCGTCTAA